The Raphanus sativus cultivar WK10039 unplaced genomic scaffold, ASM80110v3 Scaffold3052, whole genome shotgun sequence genomic interval gttagaatttaatttttttgattaattgcagttactaaaaattttaaattattgtattaatctttatatttatttctttgcaGATGTCAGGAAATGATTATACCCGATATCTGTCTGCTGGTAGTAGGAAGAGTTATGGCAGTAAGAAGAGTTCATCCCGTCGTAGCAATCCGGGAAGTTCTTCTAATTCTCAGATGGCTGAGAGCTCCGCTGTACCTAACAGCCAGACACAACCTTCCCCTCCAGCTCCCTCTCAAGTTTCCCTTCCTGCTCTTGCTCCTGCTCAAGCTCCTCCAGCTCCCGCTCCCTCTCAAGCTCCTCCAGCTCCCGCTCCCTCTCAAGCTCCTCCAGCTCCCGCTCCTGCTCaagctcctccacctccagctCCCGATGCTGCCGCAATGACGTTGGATGATTTAGCGGCAATCAATATGATTCTGGCTAGTCCTggacatcatcttcttcctcacctGCATCCAAATCGCCCTCCAAATACGGTTtggtatgttttttttaattatatttcattgtaattaattataatattttcacttttataatttaattctCTCAATTAcctttaattttttgtgatagGTTTGATGAAGATGGGAGCGTTGCTGCATCGGTTCGTCAAATCTTTGAAAGAGATTTCAAAGAACCGCATGCTAGTTGGAAGCAAACCCCTGGGAATGTCGTGAGACGTTGGTTTGAATCCTTTGCGgtaattcatttaattttttcaaagtttaaaattctgtaaaataatcttttttatGTTCACTACTAAtgtctattaatttttttttgtgtcagcAAATGTATCATTGGGATTCTGGTTTCACTAGCCTGGTTCGCGATTCTTTCGAGGCCAAATTGAAAGTCCAAATGAATCGCCAAATTTGTCGGTGGAAGACATTGTGGCGGGTAAAAGGTGATGCAGCTATGCCTGTTTGGTTTGACCCAAATGTTTGGGCTGGTCTCGTCACTTATTGGCTAGATCCAGGCACTGAAGTCCGGAGTTGCAATAGTCGGGCAGCCCGTTACTCTGACCCCGATGGACATGGGCCGTCTAAGCATCGTTCAGGTCAGACTTCTTACAAGGCCCGTGCGCGAATTATTGTAAGTtctccctttttttttcttggttcaTTTAAGTTGCGATGTGAAGTTGCCTATTATCTCTTAAGTTGTGATctcaatttttaatgatttgacttaatctttttaattttaggCTGAAGAAACAGGAGAGTCTATTCCTGATTTGCTTGGGGTTCTCGAGATCACTAAACGAAAGCCGGATGGGTCTTTCGTTGACGGCAAATCTGAGCAGCTCTACAATGACGTGACATCTAAATTTCAGGAGTTATCTCAGGCAGCTAGTGATGATCCGGAGAGCACCGGTTCTGTTGGTCTCACTCCagcagaaaagaacaagatttaTTGTGAGGTAATTTTTTATTGCTGtcaatctcaattttttttatgtcttCTTTGATATTGATCTCTGATTTTATTATGTAGCTTGCTCCCCGCAAAAAGGGACGAATTTATGGAGTGGGTTCTCTAAATCAATCTGTAGGATCCGTTTCTGCATCTTTTCCTTCTTCTAGCAGTTCTGAGGACCAGTCTTTGAAGAAGATCATCAAGGAACAAGCTCTTGTGATTCAGAGCCAGGGAAATGAAATCGGGAGGCTGAGTGCTGCTGTTCGTTATCTAGCTACCAAAGATTCTACCTTGGCGAACATTCTTCAGTCCGAAGATGTGCCTTCTTCCCACAACTCCGAGGGCATGTCTCATGACTCTAGAGATGATGAATCTGATGCTATTTAGTTTGTTGCTATCTTTGTTATGAATGTTAAAactttgtgtgtttgtatttCTTTGTATCGAATCTTGaattttttctatttcagtaaTATTTTCGAtaattcaataattttttttataattttttctaaaaaaaaattgttttagattttGCTAGAAAAATCAAATACTCGCAAAACGCTTGCAAAAATGGAACGGAAAAGGAcacgcaaatttgcaaggaaacaaaataccgttgcaaatttgcaacgaaaATATtgcttgcaaatttgcgaggaaaagaATACCGTTTCAAATTTGCAACGAAAATATTGCTTGCAAATTTGCGATGAAAACAAAACGCTTGCAAATTAGCGAGGAAAAGgttccgttgcaaatttgcaatggAAAcatttcctcgcaaatttgcgcGTGTTTTGCAAGCGACGTCGTtttcgttgcaaatttgcgacgAAAGTcattccgttgcaaatttgcgagcgTTTTGCAAGCGAATTCAATTTGCGACTAAGGATTTGCAAGGGAATGTGTTTCCTCGCAAATAGCTCGCAAATGACGATTTGCAACGGAAGTGCAATGCATTTTTCCCTTGCAAATgacgtgttttct includes:
- the LOC108838391 gene encoding formin-like protein 4, translating into MSGNDYTRYLSAGSRKSYGSKKSSSRRSNPGSSSNSQMAESSAVPNSQTQPSPPAPSQVSLPALAPAQAPPAPAPSQAPPAPAPSQAPPAPAPAQAPPPPAPDAAAMTLDDLAAINMILASPGHHLLPHLHPNRPPNTVWFDEDGSVAASVRQIFERDFKEPHASWKQTPGNVVRRWFESFAQMYHWDSGFTSLVRDSFEAKLKVQMNRQICRWKTLWRVKGDAAMPVWFDPNVWAGLVTYWLDPGTEVRSCNSRAARYSDPDGHGPSKHRSGQTSYKARARIIAEETGESIPDLLGVLEITKRKPDGSFVDGKSEQLYNDVTSKFQELSQAASDDPESTGSVGLTPAEKNKIYCELAPRKKGRIYGVGSLNQSVGSVSASFPSSSSSEDQSLKKIIKEQALVIQSQGNEIGRLSAAVRYLATKDSTLANILQSEDVPSSHNSEGMSHDSRDDESDAI